One segment of Geminicoccaceae bacterium DNA contains the following:
- a CDS encoding PLP-dependent aminotransferase family protein, producing the protein MDFESFFAAGTPAAAPRWSGFPRYNFTGGHNAAEAVPVEWLAQAAADSIREEGHKLATYNMDTGPLGHRGLRDFVAGKLRHQRGIAATADDVLVTTGSLQGLDLVNALLLDPGDVVIMEEFSYSGAINKVRKCGGEVVGVPLDGDGVPPEALAEAIDRIRADGKRLKYVYLMPTIQNPTGSVMPEQRRSEIISICNKAGALLVEDECYADLVWEGEWPTSLRGMPGGEDVIHIGSFSKSIAPALRLGYINAPQAVLSRLVALKGDGGTPALSQMVVARMADRFDDHVRALKQRLSAKLALMRETVAREFGTAAETADPKGGIFLWLQLPPEVDTSQLAMAAAAAGVAINPGAEWSVDPQSGIHSLRLCFAHAGEDEIREGVTELARICHRDFGIPRHGANRTR; encoded by the coding sequence ATGGATTTCGAGAGCTTCTTCGCGGCGGGGACACCGGCCGCGGCACCGCGCTGGTCGGGTTTCCCGCGCTACAACTTTACCGGTGGCCATAATGCCGCCGAGGCCGTGCCCGTGGAGTGGCTGGCGCAGGCCGCTGCCGATTCCATTCGCGAGGAAGGGCACAAGCTCGCGACCTACAACATGGACACCGGTCCGCTCGGTCATCGCGGCCTGCGCGATTTCGTCGCCGGCAAGCTCCGCCACCAGCGCGGGATTGCGGCGACTGCCGACGATGTCCTGGTGACCACGGGTTCGCTGCAGGGGCTGGACCTGGTCAATGCGCTGCTGCTCGATCCCGGCGACGTCGTGATCATGGAGGAGTTCAGCTATTCGGGTGCCATCAACAAGGTGCGCAAGTGCGGCGGCGAGGTCGTGGGCGTACCGCTGGATGGCGACGGGGTGCCGCCGGAGGCTCTCGCCGAGGCCATCGACCGGATACGGGCCGATGGCAAGCGACTGAAGTATGTCTACCTGATGCCAACCATCCAGAACCCGACAGGTTCCGTGATGCCGGAACAACGTCGCAGCGAGATCATCTCCATCTGCAACAAGGCCGGCGCTTTGCTGGTCGAGGACGAATGCTACGCCGACCTGGTGTGGGAAGGCGAATGGCCGACGAGCTTGCGGGGAATGCCCGGTGGCGAAGACGTGATCCACATCGGGTCATTCTCCAAGTCGATCGCACCGGCCCTGCGCCTGGGCTACATCAACGCGCCGCAGGCGGTGCTCTCGCGTCTCGTGGCCCTCAAGGGCGATGGCGGAACGCCCGCCCTGTCGCAGATGGTGGTGGCGCGCATGGCCGACCGCTTCGACGATCACGTGCGTGCGCTCAAGCAGCGGCTCTCGGCCAAGCTCGCGCTGATGCGCGAGACCGTGGCGCGCGAGTTCGGCACGGCGGCGGAAACGGCCGATCCCAAGGGGGGGATTTTCCTCTGGCTGCAACTGCCACCCGAAGTGGATACATCCCAGTTGGCGATGGCCGCAGCAGCAGCGGGTGTTGCCATCAATCCCGGTGCTGAATGGTCGGTCGATCCTCAATCTGGAATCCACAGCCTGAGGCTGTGTTTCGCCCATGCCGGTGAGGACGAGATCCGCGAGGGGGTCACCGAGCTGGCACGGATATGCCACCGAGATTTCGGCATTCCCCGGCATGGAGCGAACCGCACCCGCTAG
- a CDS encoding glutathione S-transferase family protein, translated as MLKLIGMPQARTLRVMWVLEELGLDYELVPARPHSEAICAVNPSGKVPALLVDGTVLLESVAICQFLADRAGQLTFPAGTIERARQDGFTQFIVDNIEGALWNAGKHSFILPEDKRVAALKPVLKWEFDRAMDTLGQMLGEGPYLMGETFTIPDVLMGHAASWARMAKFDLPDGRVGDYIRRIEHRPAVERLRARMAQAEAG; from the coding sequence ATGCTGAAGCTGATCGGAATGCCGCAGGCGCGTACGCTCCGGGTGATGTGGGTGCTCGAGGAGCTTGGCCTCGACTACGAACTCGTCCCCGCCCGACCGCACAGCGAGGCGATTTGCGCCGTCAATCCGTCGGGCAAGGTTCCAGCCCTGCTCGTCGATGGCACGGTGCTGCTGGAATCGGTGGCCATATGCCAGTTCCTCGCCGACCGGGCCGGGCAACTCACCTTTCCCGCCGGCACCATCGAGCGTGCCCGTCAGGACGGCTTCACCCAGTTCATCGTCGACAACATCGAAGGTGCGCTGTGGAACGCCGGCAAGCACAGCTTCATCCTTCCCGAGGACAAGCGCGTTGCCGCGCTGAAACCCGTGCTCAAATGGGAATTCGACCGGGCGATGGATACCCTCGGGCAGATGCTAGGCGAAGGCCCCTATCTCATGGGCGAGACCTTCACCATTCCGGACGTGCTTATGGGTCATGCCGCCAGCTGGGCGCGCATGGCGAAGTTCGACCTGCCGGACGGCAGGGTCGGCGATTACATCAGGCGCATTGAACACCGGCCGGCGGTGGAAAGGCTCCGCGCGCGCATGGCCCAGGCCGAAGCCGGCTGA
- a CDS encoding alpha/beta fold hydrolase, giving the protein MLAFLAAEILRGCKVVIFPEGGMIKDRRVRADDGELRIVSPSTGEERKHHTGAAAVALVLEIFKERIRSVSRQGENERLQRWADALRLESVEVLVARASRPTRIVPANITFHPIRADENILTRGANLLFRGLALNVKEELLIEGNILLRDTDMDIRLAEAVSPDIRWSWWERQLLAWSFSQIESLDHLFDINASPNKLIDRLASTLVHHNIRRLRDHCMIEMYRHTTVNMAHLASTMLYALLDEGRTEIGLPSFRQMLHSIIKQAQTMPDVALHRGLLDPEAYENIMTGGARDLERLIDSARVNDLIRIDDDTLHILPRMRELDPDAPVRLSHAVRVYANELAPIDKVCAIIKDAARNLPIPNRTEMADIILDDEIRAFEWSKRRFAKPRYAEINDAETATANAAPYLLRPESPHPTGVVLIHGFLSSPAELVDYGRKLAAAGHVVVGARLRGHGTSPHDLKSRHYGEWLHSVRQAIRIVSGHVDHFVLAGFSMGGAIALRIAAEEPCGLEGVISVAAPLRLRQKTLHLAPALHGVNQLSTWAASMEGVMPFIASDTAQPGINYQNIPVRSLIELRNVIREAYREARKVKVPALIIQGTHDPVVDPKSAELYRERLASRDSQLHWIDSDRHGLVLFDVGDTRRLMTDFIQSRRAAEPDEERIAGHPAALPVHAR; this is encoded by the coding sequence GTGCTGGCCTTTCTCGCCGCCGAGATCCTGCGCGGTTGCAAGGTGGTGATCTTCCCCGAAGGTGGCATGATAAAGGATCGCCGGGTGCGTGCCGACGACGGCGAACTGCGCATCGTCTCGCCATCCACCGGCGAGGAACGCAAGCATCACACGGGTGCAGCCGCGGTCGCCCTCGTGCTGGAGATCTTCAAGGAGCGCATCCGCTCGGTCAGCCGGCAGGGCGAGAACGAACGGCTGCAGCGCTGGGCCGATGCCCTGCGGCTCGAGTCGGTCGAGGTACTGGTCGCCCGCGCATCAAGACCCACCCGCATCGTGCCGGCCAACATAACCTTCCATCCCATCCGCGCAGACGAGAACATCCTCACCCGTGGAGCGAACCTGCTGTTCCGGGGACTGGCGCTCAACGTCAAGGAGGAATTGCTCATCGAGGGCAATATCCTCCTTCGCGATACAGACATGGACATCCGACTCGCAGAAGCTGTTTCACCCGACATCCGCTGGTCATGGTGGGAACGACAGCTTCTGGCCTGGAGTTTCAGCCAGATCGAGAGCCTTGACCACCTGTTCGATATCAACGCCAGCCCGAACAAGCTGATCGACCGGCTCGCCTCGACGCTGGTCCATCACAACATCCGCCGGCTGCGCGATCACTGCATGATCGAGATGTACCGGCACACCACGGTCAACATGGCCCACCTCGCCTCCACCATGCTTTACGCCCTGCTCGATGAGGGCCGAACCGAGATCGGTTTGCCAAGCTTCCGCCAGATGCTCCATTCGATCATCAAACAGGCGCAGACGATGCCCGACGTGGCGCTGCACCGCGGCCTGCTCGACCCCGAGGCCTACGAGAACATCATGACCGGCGGTGCGCGCGATCTCGAACGCCTGATCGATTCGGCCAGGGTCAACGACCTGATCCGCATCGACGACGATACCCTGCATATCCTCCCGCGCATGCGGGAACTCGATCCCGATGCGCCCGTGCGGTTGAGCCATGCGGTACGCGTCTATGCCAACGAACTGGCGCCCATCGACAAGGTCTGCGCGATCATCAAGGACGCCGCGAGAAACCTGCCGATACCGAACCGCACCGAAATGGCCGACATCATCCTCGACGACGAGATCCGGGCGTTCGAATGGTCGAAGCGGCGATTCGCCAAGCCGCGCTATGCCGAGATCAACGATGCCGAGACGGCCACCGCCAACGCGGCACCCTATCTGCTCAGGCCCGAGAGCCCGCATCCGACCGGCGTGGTGCTGATCCACGGATTCCTCTCCTCCCCGGCCGAACTCGTCGATTACGGCAGGAAACTGGCGGCCGCTGGCCATGTGGTCGTCGGCGCCCGCCTGCGCGGCCATGGAACCTCGCCGCACGACCTCAAGAGCCGTCACTACGGTGAATGGCTGCATTCGGTGCGCCAGGCCATCAGGATCGTCAGCGGGCATGTCGACCATTTCGTTCTGGCCGGATTCTCCATGGGTGGAGCCATCGCCCTTCGCATCGCCGCCGAGGAACCGTGCGGACTCGAAGGAGTCATCTCGGTTGCCGCCCCGCTGCGCCTGCGCCAGAAGACTCTTCACCTTGCCCCTGCCCTGCATGGCGTCAACCAGCTGAGCACCTGGGCCGCGTCGATGGAGGGAGTGATGCCCTTCATCGCCTCCGATACCGCCCAGCCCGGGATCAATTACCAGAACATTCCCGTGCGAAGCCTCATCGAGCTGCGCAATGTCATTCGCGAGGCCTATCGCGAGGCACGAAAGGTGAAGGTTCCGGCACTGATCATCCAGGGAACGCACGATCCGGTCGTCGATCCGAAGAGCGCGGAGCTCTACCGGGAGCGGCTGGCGTCACGGGACAGCCAGTTGCACTGGATCGACAGCGATCGCCATGGCCTGGTCCTGTTCGATGTCGGCGATACCCGCCGGCTCATGACCGATTTCATCCAGAGCCGTCGCGCGGCCGAGCCGGACGAGGAACGGATCGCCGGCCACCCCGCCGCCCTTCCTGTTCACGCCCGATAG
- a CDS encoding long-chain fatty acid--CoA ligase: MSLGESLDQGDWVQGVSECIHEPLARAVQRFADQTAIDFLGRQTTWRQLDEQVGKIARGLAAIGVRKGSRVALMLPNSPYYVISYHAVARLGAIVVNLNPLYAPGEVRALIADSGATVAITMDLKLMLPKILECVGEGGLERVVVCSMTDALPRSTGLLFQLFRRSELASLPDGRVALSWDRVLDLGEDAALPAVTIDPMTDLAVLQYTGGTTGLPKGAMLTHANVVTNAAQVAYWYTGHEPGMDRMLGVLPLFHVFAMTVVMNMAVQLGATMILLPRFKLSQVLDVIERKKPTIFPVVPSLLNTINNEPGIGSRNLSSLRFCISGGAPLPVEVKESFERRTGSVVVEGYGLSEVSPVVTCNPTTGPNKPGSIGLPMPGTTVSLRDPDNPAVEVGRGEPGEICVRGPAVMRGYWRNGEATRATFVDGWLRTGDIGRMDEDGYLFLIDRIKDLILVNGYNVYPRVVEDALYAHEAVEEAIVIGVPDDEHGELPKAFVKLREGAQLDPGELRAFLSARLSPMERPCEIEIRNELPKTMIGKLSKKELVAEERAKRETAGA, translated from the coding sequence ATGTCGCTGGGTGAAAGTCTGGATCAGGGAGACTGGGTGCAAGGTGTAAGCGAATGCATCCACGAACCCCTCGCGCGGGCCGTGCAACGCTTTGCCGACCAGACGGCCATCGATTTCCTCGGTCGCCAGACGACATGGCGGCAACTCGACGAACAGGTGGGGAAGATTGCCCGCGGGCTGGCGGCCATCGGCGTCCGCAAGGGCAGTCGGGTGGCGCTGATGCTGCCCAATTCTCCCTACTACGTGATAAGCTACCATGCCGTCGCCCGGCTGGGTGCGATCGTGGTCAACCTCAACCCGCTCTATGCGCCGGGCGAGGTTCGGGCCCTGATCGCCGACAGCGGCGCGACCGTGGCCATTACCATGGACCTCAAGCTGATGCTGCCGAAGATCCTGGAATGCGTCGGCGAGGGCGGGCTGGAGCGGGTCGTGGTCTGCTCGATGACCGATGCGCTGCCGCGCTCGACAGGGCTGCTGTTCCAGCTCTTCAGGCGCTCGGAGCTGGCATCCCTGCCGGACGGCAGGGTGGCGCTGTCATGGGACCGCGTGCTTGACCTTGGCGAGGATGCCGCACTGCCGGCGGTAACGATCGATCCCATGACCGATCTGGCCGTGCTGCAATATACCGGCGGTACGACCGGTCTGCCCAAGGGGGCGATGCTGACCCATGCCAATGTCGTGACCAATGCGGCGCAGGTGGCGTATTGGTACACCGGGCATGAGCCCGGCATGGACCGGATGCTCGGCGTGCTGCCGCTGTTCCATGTGTTTGCCATGACGGTGGTGATGAACATGGCCGTGCAGCTCGGGGCGACGATGATCCTGCTGCCGCGGTTCAAGCTGTCGCAGGTGCTCGACGTCATCGAGCGCAAGAAACCCACCATCTTCCCCGTGGTTCCTTCCCTGCTCAACACCATCAACAATGAGCCCGGGATCGGGAGCCGCAACCTGTCGTCGCTCAGGTTCTGCATCTCCGGCGGCGCGCCCCTGCCGGTGGAGGTGAAGGAGAGTTTCGAACGCCGGACCGGCAGCGTGGTGGTCGAGGGATATGGCCTGTCCGAGGTGTCCCCGGTGGTCACCTGCAACCCGACGACCGGCCCGAACAAGCCGGGATCCATCGGCCTGCCGATGCCGGGCACCACCGTGAGCCTGCGCGACCCGGACAATCCCGCTGTCGAGGTCGGCAGGGGCGAGCCCGGCGAGATCTGCGTCAGGGGCCCCGCCGTCATGCGCGGCTACTGGCGCAACGGCGAGGCCACGCGGGCGACCTTCGTCGATGGCTGGCTGCGGACGGGCGACATAGGCCGCATGGACGAGGACGGCTACCTGTTTCTCATCGACCGCATCAAGGACCTGATCCTCGTCAACGGATACAACGTCTATCCGCGGGTGGTCGAGGATGCCCTCTACGCGCACGAGGCAGTCGAGGAGGCCATCGTGATCGGCGTTCCCGACGACGAGCACGGCGAATTGCCCAAGGCCTTCGTCAAGCTGCGCGAGGGAGCCCAGCTCGACCCCGGCGAGTTGCGTGCCTTTCTCTCGGCGCGATTGTCGCCGATGGAACGTCCTTGCGAGATCGAGATCCGGAACGAACTGCCCAAGACGATGATCGGCAAGCTGTCGAAGAAGGAACTCGTGGCAGAGGAACGTGCGAAGAGGGAGACTGCCGGCGCATGA
- a CDS encoding thiolase family protein — translation MTRSAVIAAFARSPFQPANRGLFTRTRPDDLLAATLAGLVERSGVDSTLVEDLIVGCAFPEAEQGFNIARLAGFLAGLPQSVAAMTLNRFCGSSMQSIHIAAGAVAMNAGDVFLCAGVESMTRVPIPGFNPMPNPGLAAKMPAAYMSMGETAENVARKYGIDRKRQEIFAIESQSRAAAARAAGKFADEIIPLDGVTEDGCIRADTDGAALAGLEPAFLKGGTVTAGTSSPLTDGAAAVLVTSEDYARERGFSPLVRIRSVAVAGCAPEIMGMGPVAASRKALERAGLTMADIDIVEINEAFASQSLACIDELGIDPAKANIDGGAIALGHPLGATGARITGKAASLLMREGKSLALATQCIGGGQGIATVLEAV, via the coding sequence ATGACCCGATCCGCCGTGATTGCCGCTTTCGCCCGCTCGCCGTTCCAGCCGGCCAATCGGGGTCTGTTCACCCGGACCCGTCCCGATGACCTGCTCGCGGCAACGCTTGCCGGACTGGTGGAGCGCTCGGGCGTGGACAGCACCCTGGTCGAGGACCTGATCGTCGGCTGCGCCTTCCCGGAGGCCGAGCAGGGCTTCAACATCGCGCGTCTGGCGGGCTTTCTGGCCGGTCTGCCGCAATCGGTGGCGGCCATGACGCTCAACCGCTTCTGCGGGTCGTCGATGCAGTCGATCCACATTGCGGCCGGTGCTGTCGCCATGAATGCCGGCGACGTTTTCCTTTGTGCCGGTGTGGAAAGCATGACCCGGGTTCCCATTCCTGGCTTCAACCCGATGCCCAATCCCGGGCTCGCCGCAAAAATGCCGGCGGCCTACATGAGCATGGGCGAGACGGCGGAGAACGTTGCGCGGAAATACGGTATCGACCGCAAGCGGCAGGAGATCTTCGCCATCGAGAGCCAGTCCCGCGCAGCAGCCGCCCGCGCGGCCGGGAAGTTCGCCGACGAGATCATACCGCTGGATGGGGTAACCGAGGATGGCTGCATCCGCGCCGACACCGACGGGGCGGCCCTCGCCGGGCTCGAACCGGCCTTCCTCAAGGGGGGAACGGTGACGGCGGGCACCTCTTCGCCACTCACGGATGGTGCTGCCGCGGTACTGGTGACCAGTGAGGATTATGCCCGCGAGCGCGGATTTTCCCCGCTCGTGCGCATCCGTTCGGTGGCCGTCGCCGGATGTGCGCCGGAGATCATGGGCATGGGGCCGGTCGCGGCCAGCCGCAAGGCGCTGGAGCGCGCCGGATTGACCATGGCCGACATCGATATCGTCGAGATCAACGAGGCCTTCGCCTCGCAGTCGCTGGCCTGCATCGACGAACTGGGCATCGATCCCGCAAAGGCGAATATCGACGGTGGTGCAATAGCGCTCGGCCATCCGCTGGGTGCCACCGGTGCCCGGATCACCGGAAAGGCCGCGTCATTGCTTATGCGGGAGGGCAAGTCGCTGGCTCTGGCCACCCAGTGCATCGGCGGTGGGCAGGGTATTGCCACCGTCCTTGAGGCTGTCTGA